The genomic window AGTAAGGTGCTCGACCTCTGGGCCTACCAGTGCCATGTGACGCTGGATTTTTCCCGTCCAGGAAAGCCCACAGACAACCCCTTCATCGAGTCATTCCACGGTCGTTTCCGGGACGAGTGCCTGAATACCCATTGGTTCTTGAGCCTGGATGATGCCCGCCGAAAAGTCGAGCACTGGAGACGGGAGTACAATTCGTTCAGGCCGCATTCCGCGCTGAAAAACCTCGCGCCCAGGGCGTTCGCAGCGCAGTTTGCCTCGGTTCACGTCCAGCCGGAGATTCCGATTTGACCTGGATCCGTTTTTGGGGGCGGCTCAGGTCGAGGATGAT from Deinococcus radiotolerans includes these protein-coding regions:
- a CDS encoding integrase core domain-containing protein gives rise to the protein FTRECLAILVDQALKGADVVATMRQVSEIRGSPSRIQVDNGSEFVSKVLDLWAYQCHVTLDFSRPGKPTDNPFIESFHGRFRDECLNTHWFLSLDDARRKVEHWRREYNSFRPHSALKNLAPRAFAAQFASVHVQPEIPI